The DNA sequence CGTGGAATATGGCTTGATCGGTACAGTGGAAAATCCGAAAATCTATGGCGCAGGGCTTCTTTCCTCTGTGGAAGAAGGAGGAAATATCCTTGATCCCAAAGTGAAGAAAATTCCTTATGACGTTGAGAAAGTGGTGCGGACTGGCTTTGATATTACAAAACCACAGCCGCAGCTGTTTGTATGCCGCACCTTCGAAGAACTTATGGAAGGACTGGAGGAGTTTGCAGATACGATGGCTTTTCGAAAGGGCGGCGCAGAGAGCGTCGATAAAGCGGCAGCTTCAGGAAACACGGCTACTATTGAATTTTCCTCGGGGCTTCAGGTGTCAGGCATCTGGAACGAAAGCAGGAAAGACGCTGAAGGGAATGTGATTTATCTGCAGTCAAAGGCCCCGACCGCACTTGCTTATGGAGAGGTGGAACTGCCTGAACACAGCAAAACTGTTCATGCAGACGGCTACGGGACTCCTGCCGGGCGGCTGGCAGACGGTACCGCTTTAGAGGAGCTTTCCGTCGAAGAGATCAAGGCTCTCGGCTTAAAAGAGGGGGAGGACACCGAACTGAGGTTTGCTTCCGGAATTACAGTAAGCGGGAAAGTGGAGAAGGTTCTTTTCCGGGATGGACGTCCGATTCTCGTGCAGTGGAAAAATACACTCGTGACAAACGGGGAAATACGGCTGTTTGAACCGGAATGGGGAGATTATGATATGGCGGTCGGCGCAGAAGTGGTTTCTGTTTATGCAGGCGCCGCAGACGGAGAAGCCTATTACGGCGAAGACCTTCCCGCGCAGTCGGATCTCGCCCACGAACAGGATGAAACGATGCTCGATTCTTTGTACGGGCGGGTAAGAGAAGTAAGAAACCAGATGCCGGCAGATACAGTAAGACAGCTGGTAAACATATACGAAGAGCTGAAAGAATATCCGGATGACTGGCTCCTGCGCCTTGAGATCGTGGAGATTTTGGAAGAAGTACGAGGGGCGGACGACTTTCTTCAGCTTATTAAAAACGAACTTGAAACGCTCCAGGAAACGAAAAAAGAGTACCGGAAGCTGATCGCGAACGGACTGAAAGCAGCGGAAAAGATTTCCCTGAAGAAGTAGCCTTTCGTTTCTACTAAAACGACTGGGTTACTGGCGTGACCGGTTGACATTAATCTTAGACCGGACTTAAAAGAGTCATCATTCAAAAACTGTTTCTTCCGTTGAAGAAGCAGTTTTTTTCTTGGTTATTCTCCCGGTTTCAGGAAGTAGACGAGCCGGCAGGAAAGCCCCTGACTTTCATTATTTACCGCATTAATTCACATTTCGATCAGGATTTTTCAGGATTATAAATCAATATATGGAAAAATAAACATACTTTTTAACTGTTTATAATAAATACTTCCGATTATAGTTTCAGTCTGGAACGGTTGGGAATACATTGTGTATCAGCGGACGGAAAGATAAAATTATAGGAGGACACTTTCATGAGTAATAAAGTAGTTGGTGTTTATGAAACAGAAGCAGAAGTTGTGGAAGCTGTTAACAGAGTGAAACAGGAAGGATATACACCGGAAAGCATTTCTATTCTGGCAAACGAACATCAGGAGACTGCTTTGATCAAGCGGGAAACAGATGTCGATATAGAAACCCGCCATCAAGGGGAAGAAGGGAAAGAGGAAGGTCCGGGTCTGTTGGAAAAGGTAAAAGCCGCCTTTACCGGCAATGGGCCTGAGGAAACCGATTCTTCTGATTATAAATCCAGGCTGAAAGACCTTGGGTTATCCGATTCGGAAGTGGAAAAACAGGAATTAAACATTAAGAACGGGAAAATTGTCGTTCTGGCTCCTGATATTAAACCAGGCAGACATCCTGATGATACAGCCGCAGGCGCTGGAATTGGAACAGAACCTGCAGATTCACATTCCAGCGCTTCCTCAGACCTGAAAGCGCCGGGTCTGGATGACAGCCCGTATGCAAAAGAAGAAGAAGTAGAAACTCCTCTCCGCGGAGAAGGGACGCATCGTGCTGGAGATCCTTTAAAAGATCCAAACAAGGCTGAAACGTTACATGGAACCTCATCCAGATCAGGAGAAAAAACAGACGAAGAGCAGAAGGTTCGTCTTTGGGAGGAAGACCTGGAAGTGGAGAAAGAAGAAGTTCAGGCAGGAGAAGCACATGTAAAAAAGACCGTGCATGAAGAAACGAAGAACGTGGAAGTCCCCGTTTCACGTGAAGAGCTGCACGTGGAAAGAAGGCCTGTATCCGGTGAAGAGGCTCATCAGGGAGCGGAAGGAGAATTTAAAGAGGAAGAAATCCACATTCCTTTAAAAGAAGAAAAAGTAGAAGTCACGAAAAAGCCTGTAGTGAAAGAAGAAGTGAAAATCAGAAAGGATAAAGTGGAAGAAACGGAACATGCTGCTGAGGAAGTAAAGCGGGAACAGCTTGACATCAGTGAGGATAAACGGGATGACTCTGACCGCCGCTGACAGCAGGACGGTCGCAAATTTTAAATGGTTTTAGAAGAAAACGATTATTCAGCATAAAGACCCTTAAGAGAAGAAATTTTCTCTAGAGGGTCTTTTAAATTTACAGCGGGAAGACTTTTTCTTAAGTGATGTAAAATACTTATCTGTTAATTGACGAATTGATTTTTATATAAATATCCATACGCAAGCCCTGCTGCTATACCGACGGCGTGTGCAGGTCCCCCAATCGAAACGGAGGGGCTAAATAAAGTGATCATGGCATTTGCAGCGAACAAAGCGATGAGCCAGTATTTTGCCTTCGATTGTAAAACCTTTGCATCAGTCTGAAGAAAAGTAAAAGCTGCCACTAATCCAAAAGCTGCCGCAGATGCTCCGACTGTTGGGACAGAAGGATTCCAGCCGACGAGCGGTGCCGTTAACAGGATGGACAGACTGCCGAAAAACCCACAAATAAAATAAGTGAAAAGGACAGTTTTCACATTGGTTATTCTTTCCAGCCGGATACCGAATACGATGACGAGAAACATGTTAAGGAGAAGATGGATAGAAAGCTCGTGGGAAAAGAAAACGGTAAGTAACGTCCACGGCCTGTTTATCATGATGCTTATATCCGGGTAAAGGAGAAAAGCTTCAGCGGCCCACGAGAAATTATTTAAAAGGATAAAAAAGAGAATATTTGCAGAGATGATGGCTAAGGTACCATAGGCAGCAGAAAAATAATTCTCTCCATTCATTTCATCAAACTCCCTGCTCGATATAATCGTGGGCGAGGAGAGGGAAGCCCCCCCTCCTGCCTGATTTTAGTGAAAAGCATTAATCATCACTGCCGAAAAAATCGCGGAAAGACTGAATCGTCATATCGCGGTTAAGTGCGGCGATGGATGTTGTAATTGGAATATTTTTCGGACAGGATTCTACACAGTTTTGTGAATTTCCACAATCCTGCAGTCCACCTTCGCCCATAAGAGCACGCAGACGTTCCCCTTTATGCATTTTTCCTGTAGGATGTGCATTAAAAAGCCGGGGCTGAATAGCTGCGGCTGGTCCTATAAATTTGGACTGATCGTTAACATTCGGGCAGGCTTCCAGGCAGACGCCGCAGGTCATACATTTCGAGAGTTCATATGCCCACCGCCGCTTGTTTTCAGCCATACGCGGACCGGGACCAAGGTCATGGGTGCCGTCAATGGGGATCCAGGCTTTCACTTTTTTCAAGGACTCAAACATTTGACTGCGGTCCACGATGAGGTCACGGACGACAGGAAATGTTTTCATCGGTGCCAGATGGATCGGTTGATCCAGTTTGTCAATCAGTGATGCGCACGACTGCTCGGCCCAGCCGTTGATTACCATCGAACAGGCTCCGCATACTTCTTCTAAACAGCTCATGTCCCAGGCAACGGGAGTGGTTTTCTCTCCCTCGGCTGTGACGGGATTCTCACGGATTTTCATTAAGGCACTGATGACATTCATATTCGGCCGATAGGGAATATCAAAGGTTTCGGTATACGACGGGGCTTCCGGATGATCTCGTCTTGTGATAACTAAACGTACATGCCGATCTGCATCCACAGCAGTTCACTCCTCTCTATCTGAAATTTGAATCCAAAATAGGAGTTTCAGAGAGACATAGAAAAGGCAGGCAGCTGCTATCTAAGGAAGAGCAGCTGGAAACGCAGGCAGTTTTAATCGGGAGAACGGGCGGGGTTGTCGTGCAGCCAAAAATGATATGAAGAAAAGGGTTCACTTAATTGTAATTTATCATGAATTTCCAAAATTATGAATACTGTAAAAGTCTTGAGTTCCGTAAACCTTATTCATTTATTAAACGGGAACCTCTGTATTTTGTCCCTTTTACACAGCGGCCCTTCTGTTTGGCGAAAAGACCCGTGAAACTGGACGATCGTCAGGTGTCGATCTAATTAATATCAGATATAATGAGAGACAGGAAATATAAGTGATAGCATGAGGAATAATGAGCAGTTACATAGTCTTTTCCAGAAAGCCAGCCGTCAGCTGAACGTATAAATACTATCCACCCGGGAGGTATCTTTTATGTCTATTACGTTCCACCTGCTGCAGAACAACGATTTCGGCCTGGATCAGATAAGGAAATTGAACGAGCTTTATGCGGAAGCTTTTGAAGAAGAAGAGATGTACAGAGGAAATAAACCGTCGGATCTCTACCTTAAGAAGCTGCTTTCCAAAGAAGGTATCATCGTCTGTACAGCCACATCCGGTGAGCAGGTGGTCGGCGGACTCACGGCATACACCATGGATAAACTGGAAGAGGAAACCCTCGAAATGTACGTGTATGATCTCGCCGTCGATGCCCGGTTCCGAAGGCGGAAAATTGCCACGCGTCTGCTGGAACTTCTTCTGGAAGAAGCGAAGCGTCTCGATGCTTCCGCCGTTTTCATTCAGGCAGAACAGGACGACGCCCCCGCTGTTGCCCTGTATGAATCGATGGGAGAGAGGGAAACAGCGTATCATTATGATATTTATTTGAAGAAGAAAGAAAAGTAATATAAGCTGCAGAAGATCTTTATAAAATGACATCAGACTATACCGCATAGAAAAGAGGACGTCACTATGAACGAAGGATCCATCTCCCGCATGTGGGAGGACTATAAGAAAAATAACCCGGACGCGCCGGATACGTACGAAGCGTGGGCTTTCGGCGACTCCAAAGAAATGGCCGATGAACTTGCGGAGCTCGTGAAAAGCGGCACCAAAACTGCAACGGCATCCAATTATTCGCTGTACGGTGACGACGAGCCGCTCCCGTACAGCGGGATGCACAATATCGTTCTGGACGGCGAGGGAACAGCCGCGGCGGTCATCGTTACGACGACCGTCGATATCGTTCCTTTCGATGAAGTGACGGAAGAACATGCCTGGCTGGAAGGGGAGGGAGAGCGGACGCTTGCTCAATGGCGCCGGGATCACGAAGCCTTTTTCAAAAGAGAGTTTGCAGAAAGCAGGGAAGACTTCCACGAGAAAATGCCTGTCGTCTGCGAACGGTTTAAGCTCGTTTATAAATAAGGGATCCGGAAAAACAAACGCAGAAGGAGAGAGGCAGACGATGGAAAAACCGATGATAGGGGTACTGCCTCTGTATGACAAAGAAAAAGAAAGCTACTGGATGCTGCCGGGATACATGAAAGGCATTGAAGCAGCGGGCGGCATTCCGGTCATGCTGCCGCTGACGACGGATACGGACATCCTCGAAAAAACGGCCCGCATGTTCGACGGGTTTCTTTTTACCGGAGGCCAGGATGTGAGCCCGACTTTCTACGGAGAAAAAATCGGAGAAGCATGCGGGGAAACGTGCATGGAGCGGGACAGGATGGAGGCGGTTCTATTTGAAATAGTGAATGAACTCGACAAGCCCGTTTTCGGAATCTGCCGCGCTCTGCAGCTGTTTAATGTGCTGCTCGGAGGCACGCTGTATCAGGACCTTCCCAGCGGACGGAAAACCAGCCTGATCGAGCATAAACAGAAACCGCCCTATGCAACGCCTGTGCACGAAGTGACAATCGAAGTAAATACGCTGCTCGGGAAGATTCTCCAGGAAAAGAAAATTGACGTGAACAGCTATCATCACCAGGGAATTAAGAAGAAAGCGGAAAAACTGCAGCCGGCGGCCTATGCGGCTGACGGGCTCATGGAAGCTGCCGTGATGCCGGACCA is a window from the Alkalicoccus halolimnae genome containing:
- a CDS encoding aromatic amino acid hydroxylase: MAKKIPAHLRQYTVKQNYASYTPINHAVWRYVMRQNHETLKDLAHEAYTDGLKASGISIEQIPDVAEMNEKLGQFGLGAATIDGFIPGVAFFDFQSHGILPVVAEIRKLENIQYTPAPDMLHEAAGHAPILADQTYASYVKRFGEIGKKAIATKEEHDVFEAVRAYSNLLEKGSATGEQLAEAQQEIAAREALVKGESEAELIGRLYWWTVEYGLIGTVENPKIYGAGLLSSVEEGGNILDPKVKKIPYDVEKVVRTGFDITKPQPQLFVCRTFEELMEGLEEFADTMAFRKGGAESVDKAAASGNTATIEFSSGLQVSGIWNESRKDAEGNVIYLQSKAPTALAYGEVELPEHSKTVHADGYGTPAGRLADGTALEELSVEEIKALGLKEGEDTELRFASGITVSGKVEKVLFRDGRPILVQWKNTLVTNGEIRLFEPEWGDYDMAVGAEVVSVYAGAADGEAYYGEDLPAQSDLAHEQDETMLDSLYGRVREVRNQMPADTVRQLVNIYEELKEYPDDWLLRLEIVEILEEVRGADDFLQLIKNELETLQETKKEYRKLIANGLKAAEKISLKK
- a CDS encoding DUF2382 domain-containing protein, producing the protein MSNKVVGVYETEAEVVEAVNRVKQEGYTPESISILANEHQETALIKRETDVDIETRHQGEEGKEEGPGLLEKVKAAFTGNGPEETDSSDYKSRLKDLGLSDSEVEKQELNIKNGKIVVLAPDIKPGRHPDDTAAGAGIGTEPADSHSSASSDLKAPGLDDSPYAKEEEVETPLRGEGTHRAGDPLKDPNKAETLHGTSSRSGEKTDEEQKVRLWEEDLEVEKEEVQAGEAHVKKTVHEETKNVEVPVSREELHVERRPVSGEEAHQGAEGEFKEEEIHIPLKEEKVEVTKKPVVKEEVKIRKDKVEETEHAAEEVKREQLDISEDKRDDSDRR
- a CDS encoding rhomboid family intramembrane serine protease, with translation MNGENYFSAAYGTLAIISANILFFILLNNFSWAAEAFLLYPDISIMINRPWTLLTVFFSHELSIHLLLNMFLVIVFGIRLERITNVKTVLFTYFICGFFGSLSILLTAPLVGWNPSVPTVGASAAAFGLVAAFTFLQTDAKVLQSKAKYWLIALFAANAMITLFSPSVSIGGPAHAVGIAAGLAYGYLYKNQFVN
- the sdhB gene encoding succinate dehydrogenase iron-sulfur subunit, encoding MDADRHVRLVITRRDHPEAPSYTETFDIPYRPNMNVISALMKIRENPVTAEGEKTTPVAWDMSCLEEVCGACSMVINGWAEQSCASLIDKLDQPIHLAPMKTFPVVRDLIVDRSQMFESLKKVKAWIPIDGTHDLGPGPRMAENKRRWAYELSKCMTCGVCLEACPNVNDQSKFIGPAAAIQPRLFNAHPTGKMHKGERLRALMGEGGLQDCGNSQNCVESCPKNIPITTSIAALNRDMTIQSFRDFFGSDD
- a CDS encoding GNAT family N-acetyltransferase, with protein sequence MSITFHLLQNNDFGLDQIRKLNELYAEAFEEEEMYRGNKPSDLYLKKLLSKEGIIVCTATSGEQVVGGLTAYTMDKLEEETLEMYVYDLAVDARFRRRKIATRLLELLLEEAKRLDASAVFIQAEQDDAPAVALYESMGERETAYHYDIYLKKKEK
- a CDS encoding ASCH domain-containing protein, with product MNEGSISRMWEDYKKNNPDAPDTYEAWAFGDSKEMADELAELVKSGTKTATASNYSLYGDDEPLPYSGMHNIVLDGEGTAAAVIVTTTVDIVPFDEVTEEHAWLEGEGERTLAQWRRDHEAFFKREFAESREDFHEKMPVVCERFKLVYK
- a CDS encoding gamma-glutamyl-gamma-aminobutyrate hydrolase family protein, whose product is MEKPMIGVLPLYDKEKESYWMLPGYMKGIEAAGGIPVMLPLTTDTDILEKTARMFDGFLFTGGQDVSPTFYGEKIGEACGETCMERDRMEAVLFEIVNELDKPVFGICRALQLFNVLLGGTLYQDLPSGRKTSLIEHKQKPPYATPVHEVTIEVNTLLGKILQEKKIDVNSYHHQGIKKKAEKLQPAAYAADGLMEAAVMPDQSFNLAVQWHPEFSYEKDKQSVRLFQAFVDACRK